From a single Oligoflexia bacterium genomic region:
- a CDS encoding tetratricopeptide repeat protein: MTEKRKDILFLIFIFIITTISFSLGFEASYVNWDDNVLILDNILLRQPLWVAVKSAFGHYYFSDYLPVTLMSLWLDIKIFGYNSSAQHVVNLGLHLSNIALFFYFLSLLKLPKIWIYIIVAVFAFHPVQTEVLMWVSNRNILLATPLMLVSSILILRSNSKINFLVGSLFYVLSILCKSVSVLVPFLWICIELFLMKRTLNSTQKYASFLLIIVAGLFVRVHAYSEGIKQNFSAVTFDITRIAQLPVAMFNALALYIKMFFYPTEYSIIYPRFSLTMNSIVAALTVFVFSMFLIWRYVKTKKSEYIFFISLILIFLIPVLQILPRLSYVNDRYMYIPIIGFVGLLLTLLQDLCENFKIIKLKYLHFVICILIIPLPFFSYARSQVWLGDRQLWEDTVEKIPTSQLARGNLALAYYREGHYLEAVSLLKTVFSFDTDDGSVCNAYNNLAAIYSNSNAAEHFDINRALALLEEGVKRCVKIGDTFLLRLNMALMHKNLRHNIEAKKILLKLKEDLIEASSIDQRFQLISKRVDALINELSL; this comes from the coding sequence ATGACCGAAAAAAGAAAAGATATTCTATTTTTAATATTCATTTTTATAATTACAACAATTTCATTTTCATTGGGTTTTGAAGCCAGTTATGTCAATTGGGATGATAATGTATTAATTCTTGATAATATTTTATTGAGACAACCTTTGTGGGTGGCTGTCAAATCTGCTTTTGGGCACTATTACTTCAGTGATTATCTGCCCGTAACTTTGATGTCATTATGGTTGGATATTAAAATTTTCGGCTATAATTCATCTGCTCAGCATGTTGTGAATCTAGGTCTGCATTTGAGTAATATTGCGTTGTTTTTTTATTTCCTTTCGTTGCTTAAATTACCAAAAATTTGGATTTATATCATAGTGGCGGTATTTGCATTTCACCCTGTCCAAACAGAAGTGCTCATGTGGGTCAGTAATCGAAACATATTACTTGCAACGCCATTGATGTTGGTTTCATCAATTTTGATTTTAAGAAGTAATAGTAAAATAAATTTTTTAGTTGGCAGTTTATTTTATGTTCTATCGATATTGTGTAAATCGGTAAGTGTGCTTGTGCCTTTTTTATGGATTTGCATTGAATTGTTTTTAATGAAAAGAACACTCAATTCAACACAAAAATATGCCTCCTTTCTTTTAATCATTGTTGCTGGTTTGTTTGTTAGGGTTCATGCATATTCAGAGGGTATTAAGCAAAACTTTAGCGCGGTTACATTTGACATCACTAGGATTGCGCAGTTGCCAGTCGCTATGTTCAATGCGCTTGCGCTCTATATAAAAATGTTCTTTTACCCAACTGAATATTCCATAATCTATCCGCGTTTTTCACTGACCATGAATAGTATTGTGGCCGCATTAACGGTATTTGTTTTTTCTATGTTTCTAATTTGGCGATATGTGAAAACAAAAAAATCAGAGTACATATTTTTTATATCACTAATACTTATTTTCTTAATCCCGGTGCTTCAAATTTTACCGAGATTAAGTTATGTAAATGATCGTTACATGTATATTCCGATCATAGGTTTTGTGGGGCTTTTATTAACATTGCTTCAAGATCTTTGTGAAAATTTCAAAATAATAAAACTCAAATACCTCCATTTTGTAATATGTATTTTAATTATACCTTTGCCCTTTTTTTCTTATGCCAGAAGTCAAGTTTGGTTGGGTGATCGACAGCTTTGGGAGGACACCGTTGAGAAAATTCCAACTAGCCAATTAGCTCGCGGCAATCTTGCTCTGGCCTACTATAGAGAGGGGCATTACTTAGAAGCTGTCTCACTTTTGAAGACGGTTTTTTCATTCGACACAGACGATGGCAGTGTATGTAATGCCTACAATAATTTAGCTGCAATTTATTCAAACTCAAATGCGGCAGAGCATTTCGATATAAATCGTGCCCTCGCCCTTTTAGAAGAGGGTGTTAAGCGATGTGTGAAAATAGGGGATACATTTTTATTGAGGCTAAATATGGCGCTGATGCATAAAAATCTTAGACATAATATTGAAGCTAAAAAGATACTTCTTAAATTAAAGGAAGATCTCATCGAAGCCTCGTCAATAGACCAGCGATTTCAATTAATAAGTAAACGTGTGGATGCTCTCATTAATGAACTGTCACTCTAA
- a CDS encoding MBL fold metallo-hydrolase — MCKAVILILAFCFMACSSTNKTPSTQYIIKHGNGNIGTYITTPKGFETSSYWIEGPKGLIFIDTQFLPSAAEESINVAEKITGKKVLLAIILHPNPDKFNGTLNFQKRGIRVVTSEQVKNIIPAIHKDRYGWFYPRYQPDYPTSAAAPDSFGNATQELSAGGVTVKAHVLGAGCSEAHVVIEYGKNIFTGDLVTNHNHSWLEIGKLDDWLKRIEELESLKPEFVYPGRGAFGGPELLFRQRVYLEKIIELVKAAQPRMPVKEETLLRLQNKIENLFPGYQYEYFLEIGLPAVWAHEAALQTNKNKKKKKK; from the coding sequence ATGTGTAAAGCCGTTATTCTTATTTTAGCCTTTTGCTTTATGGCCTGTAGCAGCACCAATAAAACGCCATCAACTCAATATATTATTAAGCATGGTAATGGAAATATCGGCACGTACATCACAACACCTAAAGGCTTTGAAACATCGTCCTATTGGATAGAAGGCCCCAAAGGCCTGATTTTCATCGACACACAATTTCTTCCATCTGCAGCTGAAGAATCAATTAATGTCGCTGAAAAAATAACAGGTAAAAAAGTATTACTCGCCATTATTTTACATCCTAATCCTGATAAATTTAATGGAACTTTGAATTTTCAAAAAAGAGGTATTCGTGTTGTCACATCAGAACAGGTAAAAAATATTATTCCAGCAATTCACAAAGACCGCTATGGCTGGTTTTACCCACGCTACCAACCTGATTATCCAACCAGTGCTGCTGCACCAGATAGTTTTGGAAATGCTACACAAGAGCTATCAGCCGGTGGGGTTACCGTCAAAGCACACGTTTTAGGTGCTGGTTGCAGTGAAGCACATGTTGTTATTGAATACGGGAAAAATATTTTTACTGGAGACCTTGTCACCAATCACAATCATAGTTGGCTTGAAATTGGAAAACTTGATGATTGGCTCAAACGCATTGAAGAACTTGAAAGTTTAAAACCTGAATTTGTGTACCCAGGCCGCGGAGCTTTCGGTGGGCCCGAACTTTTATTTCGCCAAAGAGTCTACCTTGAAAAAATTATTGAATTGGTAAAAGCTGCGCAACCTCGTATGCCTGTTAAAGAAGAAACACTTTTACGGTTGCAAAATAAAATTGAAAATTTATTTCCAGGCTACCAGTATGAATATTTTCTTGAAATTGGTTTACCAGCCGTATGGGCACATGAAGCTGCACTGCAGACAAATAAAAATAAGAAGAAGAAGAAAAAATAA